In Acidithiobacillus acidisediminis, the sequence CTGCCGTTCGAGGATCCAGCAGGGGATGTGCGTGGGGGGGATTGTAATAATAAATAGTAGTAGTACAATACTACATATTACCTACTACATTTGAGGGGTTTCCGATGGCCATTTCCCGAGAAGAGATCTTTGCGGCGGCGGATGCGCTGGTTGCCGCCGGTGAGCGTCCGACCCTGGAGGGTATCCGCAAGAAGACCGGCGGCAGCTACACCACGATTTCCCCGATTCTGAACGAGTGGAAGGCCCGCCAGGCGGTGCAGGGCGCCCCGGTACGGGAGCCGATCCCCCAGGTGGTACAGGACAAACTGCGGGAGGTTGGCGGTGAGATTTGGCGGGTTGCTTCGGACTTGGCCAACACCCGTCTGGCAGCAGAGCGGGAGGCCTTGGAGAAGGTTCGCGAGGAGATCGAGGCCGAGCGAACGGAAGCGGTAGAGCTGGCGGATCGGCTGAACGGTGAACTCGAAGGCCTCAAGGCACAAGTGGCCACCCTGGAGGCCTCGGAGGCCGCGGCGAAGGACGAAGCCGATTGCCTACGGGGAGAATTGTCCCAGGTGCGAGAAGAAGCGGCAGGCCTGCGCGGAAAGCTCGAAGCGAGTCAGGAGCAGATAGCCGTACTCCTGGCCAAGTTGACTCCGACCAGTGAGGAGCCGGTCCATGAGACGAAGGAGAAACCAGCGCGGACGAAGAAATAGGGTTTGTTGGTCACAGAAAGATAGATGGGAATCTGGACGCGAAACGACCCCGCGAGGGAGCCGAATCTGTTCAGAAACCTGGGTGTTCAGAAAACGATGGTTTTAACAGGCCGCTGAAAAACCGATCGATAAAATCCACTCGGCGTCTATTTTTCTCGAAAAACGCGGCCTGAAGGCAGTTCTGGACGGATTTTGTGCGGTTTTTTTGGTCAATCTGCCCGGTTTCCCGAACTCTGGACGCAGCACCCCCATCACGCCACCCCCAGTCGTGCCATACGCACCAGATTGTAGGCGGTGGACACCAGGGTGAAGTGCAGCCCGACCCGTTCCAATCCACGAAATCGCGTTTTGCGCATCCCGCCCACGGTCTTCATCCACCCAAAGATCGACTCGATCCGCTTGCGTACACGAATGCTGATGCTGTACCCGACATGACGGGTAGTGCGGCCATCTACCGCGGATCCCTTGCACTTACGGGCCACGTGCGGGGTGACATTCCGATTACGAAGGTCCTGGACGAAGCCATGACGATCGTAGCCCTTATCGGCGCCCAGGGTGATCCGTTGGCTTCCACCCAGCTCATCCATGAGCTGTAACGCAGCATCCACCTCTGCTGTCCCATCCGCCGTGGTGACCTGCTCTCCGGCAATCAAGCCATGGCGGTTGTCCATGAGCACATGCCCCAGATACGCCAGCCGCGAGGCATCCCCCGGTGCCTTCTTGTAGAGACGGCAATCGGGGTCCGTGATGGAAGCGTGGGTATCATTACTGCGCTTCTGCCCACGGAAATCCGAGCCGTCGCCCGTGAAATGCCGTTTGTGCGTAGGTACCAAGGTGGCATCGACGATTTGCCCTGCGTGCGGTTCCAGATCGTGGTGTGATCGAGAATATTAGCTGAGTGTTACCTGTCCACAGAAACGTAGGAAACTGCGGTGATCAAGAACCTGAAACTCGGTCTGCTCGTCGGAGAGTCCATACATACGCTTGATGATCAGAATCCGCACCATCACATCTGCAGGGTACGGCGGGCGACCACTCTTGGGTTGCGCGTGACGCGATACAATCCTTTCGATGGCATCGGCCTTCACTGCTTGCTAATGGTCTGCCAGAAGGTCGTTTATTGCTGTCGTTCGCCGCGCAATCATCAAAGACAATCTTTCTAAATCGACGCCATTCTACTAACTTCGTGACACTAATGGGCTATTCGATGCGCCCTCTTAATGACGATGTTGACAAACCTATAAAAACATGATATTAGTAAGTGGGCTATTTTAGTTTCCTCAGCCCTATTTTACCCGTGTATTATGCATTTAAGGAGATATAAAATGGGATACAAAGTAGTTAACACATTTGTTGGAACGGATTGGGCACGTCCAAGTCAGAAGAGTGAAGTTGAGTTGCACATGACTTTGCCTGTTACTCCAGATTTGGCGAAGAATCTGAATAATTTAATTGCAGCTGGAAGTTGGGAAATTGCTGCTAAACAGCTTGCCGATGTTTATCCTCAACATCAGGATATTATCCACAAGTGGTTTGCAGCATCA encodes:
- a CDS encoding DNA-binding protein codes for the protein MAISREEIFAAADALVAAGERPTLEGIRKKTGGSYTTISPILNEWKARQAVQGAPVREPIPQVVQDKLREVGGEIWRVASDLANTRLAAEREALEKVREEIEAERTEAVELADRLNGELEGLKAQVATLEASEAAAKDEADCLRGELSQVREEAAGLRGKLEASQEQIAVLLAKLTPTSEEPVHETKEKPARTKK
- a CDS encoding transposase — protein: MVRILIIKRMYGLSDEQTEFQVLDHRSFLRFCGQVTLS
- a CDS encoding IS5 family transposase → MVDATLVPTHKRHFTGDGSDFRGQKRSNDTHASITDPDCRLYKKAPGDASRLAYLGHVLMDNRHGLIAGEQVTTADGTAEVDAALQLMDELGGSQRITLGADKGYDRHGFVQDLRNRNVTPHVARKCKGSAVDGRTTRHVGYSISIRVRKRIESIFGWMKTVGGMRKTRFRGLERVGLHFTLVSTAYNLVRMARLGVA